A window of Ignicoccus hospitalis KIN4/I contains these coding sequences:
- the tatC gene encoding twin-arginine translocase subunit TatC, whose protein sequence is MKSLIKKLKSPFECNVEEAERVEDITYHLEELLKTIRRSIVAFFLALLLVALFPINWVTCPLMHLYCSPEDVGNAVGAQYIAELIKWIGYVPAMVALLRIITLAIMHMGVKPVICHAESLFNAYVMVIIWGALVISAPYIIYQFLCYLWPALHEHERRMLRNGVLATFGLFLLGELFAFTVVVPFGFELVVFFGQAAGAQSIWCLSDIIEFAVMTAIITGLSFLLPIVVYYLVLLGLLRPEQLKGRNLRIAFLAIMFLAAVITPGGTGISMLAIGIPMFVLYYLAIIMAERALRERQQKTPSFEFNYKGGS, encoded by the coding sequence TTGAAGTCATTGATAAAGAAGCTGAAGTCCCCCTTCGAGTGCAACGTTGAAGAGGCGGAGAGGGTAGAAGACATCACCTACCACTTGGAGGAGTTGTTAAAGACTATAAGGAGGTCCATAGTCGCCTTCTTCTTAGCCTTACTCTTAGTGGCCCTCTTCCCCATAAACTGGGTCACGTGTCCCCTCATGCACTTGTACTGCAGCCCCGAGGACGTGGGCAACGCCGTAGGGGCCCAGTACATAGCGGAGCTGATAAAGTGGATAGGCTACGTACCGGCGATGGTTGCGCTCCTCAGAATAATAACGTTGGCAATTATGCACATGGGGGTTAAGCCCGTAATATGTCACGCTGAGAGCTTGTTCAACGCCTACGTCATGGTTATAATTTGGGGCGCCCTGGTGATTTCTGCCCCCTATATAATATACCAGTTCTTGTGCTACTTGTGGCCCGCGCTCCACGAGCACGAGAGGAGGATGCTCCGCAACGGGGTCCTAGCCACCTTCGGGCTGTTCTTGCTCGGCGAGCTGTTCGCCTTCACCGTCGTGGTCCCCTTCGGCTTCGAGCTCGTGGTGTTCTTCGGCCAAGCCGCCGGCGCCCAGAGCATCTGGTGCCTCTCCGACATAATAGAGTTCGCCGTCATGACGGCTATAATAACCGGCCTCTCTTTCTTGCTGCCTATAGTGGTTTACTACTTGGTCTTGTTGGGGCTCTTGAGGCCGGAACAGCTCAAGGGGAGGAACTTGAGAATCGCGTTCCTCGCGATAATGTTCTTGGCCGCTGTAATAACCCCCGGAGGGACCGGGATAAGCATGCTGGCGATAGGCATACCCATGTTCGTGCTCTATTACTTGGCAATAATTATGGCTGAGAGGGCTCTGAGGGAGAGGCAACAAAAAACCCCTTCGTTCGAGTTCAACTACAAGGGAGGGAGTTGA
- a CDS encoding DUF84 family protein: MKVVVGSANLVKVRAVKEALEELGIEAEVEALEVPSGVPPLPVGEEVFRGAENRASAAAERGDVGVGLESGLFLLNGKLFMISVAAVKAEGLHFGLSPGFELPESWAPKVLKDTSEFYKMMEAYGGRELGKGKGLVGVLTKGVVTRKDFCKMAVIMAFSKAFNEVWR, from the coding sequence TTGAAGGTAGTTGTGGGGAGCGCCAACCTCGTCAAGGTGAGAGCCGTAAAGGAGGCCTTGGAAGAGCTGGGGATAGAGGCGGAGGTGGAGGCCTTAGAAGTCCCCAGCGGGGTGCCCCCGCTCCCAGTGGGGGAGGAGGTCTTCCGGGGGGCGGAGAACAGGGCCTCGGCCGCCGCCGAGCGCGGCGACGTAGGAGTGGGCTTGGAGTCTGGACTCTTCCTCTTGAATGGGAAGTTGTTCATGATATCGGTGGCAGCCGTGAAGGCAGAGGGACTCCACTTCGGCCTGTCCCCAGGCTTCGAGCTGCCGGAGTCGTGGGCCCCTAAGGTACTGAAGGACACGTCGGAATTCTACAAGATGATGGAGGCGTACGGGGGGAGGGAGTTGGGGAAGGGGAAAGGGTTGGTGGGGGTCCTCACGAAGGGCGTGGTGACGAGGAAGGACTTCTGTAAGATGGCCGTCATAATGGCGTTTTCAAAGGCGTTTAACGAGGTTTGGCGGTAG
- a CDS encoding L-threonylcarbamoyladenylate synthase — MRVLRPRSEEDVRRALIEAKEVLESGGLVIIPTETVYGIASKLEFAEKIYEAKRRPRDKPLPVQTPLGRHREVGEFDEAAEALAKAFWPGPLTIVVKAKPWLPEAVTAGTGKVGVRVPAHPFALKLLELVGPLAVTSANLSGGKSPKSAEEVTVEADLLIDMGPVEGTPSTVVEVEGKKVKVLRRGPISEEEIQKVLSALRS, encoded by the coding sequence TTGAGGGTCCTCAGGCCTAGGAGCGAGGAGGATGTTCGGAGGGCCTTAATCGAGGCGAAGGAAGTTTTGGAGTCCGGGGGGCTCGTAATCATCCCTACTGAGACCGTCTACGGCATAGCGTCTAAGCTGGAGTTCGCGGAGAAGATATACGAGGCCAAGAGGAGGCCGAGGGACAAGCCCTTACCCGTGCAGACGCCCTTGGGGAGGCACCGGGAGGTCGGCGAGTTCGACGAGGCGGCGGAGGCTCTGGCCAAGGCCTTCTGGCCCGGGCCTCTGACCATAGTGGTGAAGGCCAAGCCTTGGCTCCCCGAGGCCGTCACCGCGGGGACGGGCAAGGTCGGGGTGAGGGTGCCCGCCCACCCGTTCGCGCTCAAGCTCTTGGAGCTCGTGGGCCCCTTGGCGGTCACTTCTGCCAACCTGAGCGGGGGCAAGAGTCCCAAGAGCGCGGAAGAGGTGACCGTGGAGGCCGACTTGTTAATAGACATGGGCCCCGTCGAGGGCACGCCGTCAACTGTGGTCGAGGTAGAGGGTAAGAAGGTAAAGGTCTTGAGGAGGGGGCCCATAAGCGAGGAGGAGATACAAAAAGTCCTCAGCGCACTGCGCAGCTGA
- a CDS encoding DUF2341 domain-containing protein — translation MTEVKKGGVAGLIALIVIVSILLAAVVLMVNVLSKQVAISEKTVQAVQRQQLATSVAQSLSACYVFIKKDPWAEGPVLVIKTNDIPAFCQYVKAIQVYMSSGTSNVSKIYTKDKWISSNTKVTSACQHNYEPIYKEFGTLKIPAALVINLGEGDKVYSVRMLIEGVGWKEVDDCLKTTGGVLQQTTIQQTTTVFSIGPITVLAGGNVNPLQYICPPPKTVVGDNYAYQIALILNPEFSGTRNYVPTSVVIDLKDIVEKAAPASSPLRYYLDYVYLRNITVMRITSTPQVYQVSWSAGSYLPWSYTFTNLTAEKPLWRSSGVLTFNFTAPAPMRPDSLVQYSAVVCLYLGIAGQYPKGSDGTPFDGKILEHEVKFPGLAYPCASFSGYDVCYAPAANLTTTYAVNVTTASGLKFLGLQYPVDSTVRSYKITIENPNSEALFDQVIRVKLPAQLNATPITIIDELGAPVKFCYETVVGNCTSVPVQRNGPARSDGYVWVKVPYLPAGGKVTLTVLVGENGASDPREVFPVYVDFYGARVELDSYSWTWNFPGYAFTMTGVVFDDPQNKLNFVANRNSFSVVAVVRWDGAFNFADEDQLNYYIDPTWRDDSFFIRAPYVGYWLFPIAYQTDPTTGTGWMLAIYRGAPALFQITNYGYRIIPKAVAPTTLVPGKKYMIVATFNNATDKWEVYVKSLETLEGSLPPSPVLGDVLSEINQVSSGGGLASLMYELFNGNTPAFVISDASRYYDYNIDEETMAAFSGVIYNVTVYGDSFDSLQTAFQCFEAYDAAQCPPVYAYTLEPDAHGLYAYVAGAGKEKAKVYMLYWYPYRLGRPRISFPQLYDYSNSDGCLPLVGQINATIVKGLQVVKSTIYGAPLNGEPGVVTCTPLWKAAETVRAGIINAQRNGIVLNSTWLSQRVVWNFWLWPEVPRGSFYEVRVGMNGGSYGDYFGGWNIIYPYVPGAVSDGKSWLKWMLYEDVDDWHRFVTSRNGFWSNAWRSYLVEYASEPAYKLSSPDKVYYNVVKYDLSTPAVYFNIHENGPLGELFYYGTLDLSAYKLKVEYSQLLPDQVKYIGFSYADRNNATTVSKLGTDDRVYYYMFVRTLPKIPLDDYVTVEVPDVYSPKVDAPIVYVKSKGYAVINVTGPYNATLQVDVLGNLTSLQLNEYGSYATTKNPFYNYTDFMTNVTVAAFWNGELAWHNSTSGLPTVFAAKLNLPVSSADKWNAVAFNKTAELLSTNVTNYYNNLTLAVSLTDDYLITFNNMTTKVDDVKSFVIGLSNDDYGAVPPLIVIMRSYANNTSKNVDAILTWSSLTKPSELNGTSIIMINKANWHVLVNGPYCVKCS, via the coding sequence GTGACGGAAGTAAAGAAGGGCGGGGTAGCGGGGCTAATAGCGCTCATAGTGATAGTTAGCATACTGCTGGCGGCTGTAGTTCTAATGGTAAACGTGCTCAGCAAACAAGTAGCGATAAGCGAGAAGACCGTTCAAGCGGTCCAGAGGCAGCAGCTGGCCACGAGCGTGGCTCAGAGCTTGTCCGCGTGTTACGTGTTCATTAAGAAGGACCCCTGGGCCGAGGGCCCAGTCCTAGTGATAAAGACCAACGACATACCGGCCTTCTGCCAATACGTGAAGGCCATTCAAGTCTACATGAGCTCGGGGACGTCGAACGTCTCGAAGATTTACACTAAGGACAAGTGGATTTCTAGCAACACTAAAGTAACTAGCGCTTGCCAGCACAACTACGAGCCGATATACAAAGAGTTTGGTACGCTCAAGATACCAGCAGCCTTGGTTATCAACTTGGGAGAGGGAGATAAGGTCTACTCGGTCAGGATGTTGATAGAAGGCGTGGGGTGGAAAGAGGTGGACGACTGCTTAAAGACCACGGGCGGCGTCCTCCAGCAGACCACGATCCAGCAAACTACCACGGTGTTCTCAATAGGCCCGATAACGGTGCTGGCCGGGGGGAACGTTAACCCGCTGCAGTACATATGCCCTCCGCCCAAGACCGTGGTAGGCGACAACTACGCCTACCAAATTGCGCTAATACTGAACCCAGAGTTCAGCGGGACTAGGAACTACGTGCCCACCAGCGTAGTCATAGACCTCAAAGATATAGTGGAGAAGGCCGCCCCGGCGAGCAGCCCCTTGAGGTACTACTTGGACTACGTGTACCTGAGGAACATAACGGTAATGAGGATAACTTCCACGCCGCAAGTATACCAAGTGAGCTGGAGCGCCGGCTCCTACTTGCCTTGGAGCTACACCTTCACTAACTTAACCGCCGAGAAGCCCTTGTGGAGGAGCTCCGGAGTCCTAACGTTCAACTTCACCGCCCCCGCGCCAATGAGGCCGGACTCCTTGGTCCAGTACAGCGCGGTGGTCTGCCTTTACCTAGGCATAGCCGGGCAGTACCCCAAGGGCTCCGACGGGACCCCGTTCGACGGCAAGATCTTAGAGCACGAGGTAAAGTTCCCCGGGCTGGCCTACCCGTGCGCGAGCTTCAGCGGCTACGACGTCTGTTACGCCCCCGCCGCCAACCTAACTACCACCTACGCGGTCAATGTTACCACGGCCTCCGGGCTGAAGTTCTTGGGCCTCCAGTATCCGGTGGACAGCACCGTTAGGAGCTATAAGATAACCATAGAGAACCCCAACTCCGAGGCGCTGTTCGACCAAGTGATTAGGGTCAAGTTACCGGCACAGCTGAACGCCACCCCCATAACCATCATAGACGAGCTGGGCGCGCCCGTGAAGTTCTGCTACGAGACCGTCGTGGGCAACTGCACCAGCGTCCCCGTACAAAGGAATGGGCCCGCGAGGAGCGACGGCTACGTCTGGGTCAAGGTGCCCTACTTGCCGGCCGGCGGAAAGGTGACGCTCACCGTACTGGTAGGGGAGAACGGCGCCTCCGACCCGAGGGAGGTGTTCCCGGTCTACGTTGACTTCTACGGAGCGAGGGTGGAGCTAGATAGCTACTCTTGGACTTGGAACTTCCCCGGCTACGCCTTCACCATGACCGGAGTTGTGTTCGATGACCCGCAGAACAAGCTTAACTTCGTCGCGAACAGGAACTCCTTCAGCGTGGTGGCCGTAGTGAGGTGGGACGGGGCCTTCAACTTCGCCGACGAGGACCAGCTGAACTACTACATAGACCCCACTTGGCGTGACGACAGCTTCTTCATCAGAGCGCCTTACGTCGGCTACTGGCTGTTCCCCATAGCTTACCAAACGGACCCAACTACTGGCACTGGCTGGATGCTGGCGATTTACAGAGGCGCGCCGGCGCTGTTCCAGATAACTAATTACGGCTATAGGATAATACCCAAGGCTGTGGCACCCACCACGCTGGTCCCCGGGAAGAAGTACATGATAGTCGCCACCTTCAACAACGCCACCGATAAGTGGGAGGTATACGTCAAGTCCTTGGAAACGCTCGAGGGCTCGTTGCCGCCCTCCCCGGTCTTGGGCGACGTTCTGAGTGAGATAAACCAAGTTAGCAGTGGAGGGGGCCTAGCTTCCTTAATGTACGAGTTGTTTAACGGTAATACTCCGGCCTTCGTGATATCGGACGCAAGCAGGTACTACGACTACAACATAGACGAAGAGACCATGGCAGCGTTCTCCGGAGTGATATACAACGTAACCGTGTACGGAGACAGCTTCGACAGCTTGCAGACGGCGTTCCAGTGCTTCGAGGCCTACGACGCGGCTCAGTGCCCTCCGGTTTACGCTTACACGCTCGAGCCCGACGCGCACGGGCTCTACGCATACGTAGCCGGGGCTGGCAAAGAGAAGGCGAAGGTGTACATGCTGTACTGGTACCCCTACCGCTTGGGCAGACCGAGGATCAGCTTCCCGCAGCTCTACGACTACTCCAATAGCGACGGCTGCTTGCCGCTGGTGGGCCAAATAAATGCAACCATAGTCAAGGGCTTACAAGTGGTCAAGTCGACCATCTACGGCGCGCCGCTGAACGGGGAGCCCGGCGTGGTGACTTGTACGCCGCTCTGGAAGGCGGCTGAGACCGTAAGGGCCGGCATAATCAACGCCCAGAGGAACGGCATAGTACTAAACAGCACTTGGCTCAGTCAAAGGGTGGTATGGAACTTCTGGCTGTGGCCGGAAGTGCCGAGGGGGAGCTTCTACGAAGTTAGGGTGGGCATGAACGGCGGCAGCTACGGCGACTACTTCGGCGGTTGGAACATAATCTACCCCTACGTCCCCGGGGCGGTGAGCGACGGCAAGAGCTGGTTGAAGTGGATGCTCTACGAGGACGTGGACGACTGGCACCGCTTCGTGACCTCGAGGAACGGCTTCTGGTCCAACGCTTGGAGGTCCTACTTGGTAGAGTACGCCAGCGAGCCGGCATACAAGCTCAGCTCCCCGGACAAGGTATACTACAACGTGGTGAAGTATGACCTCAGCACGCCGGCTGTGTACTTCAACATACACGAGAACGGTCCCCTGGGCGAGCTGTTCTACTACGGCACGCTCGACCTTTCGGCATACAAGCTGAAAGTCGAGTATAGCCAGCTGTTGCCTGACCAAGTGAAGTACATAGGCTTCAGCTACGCTGACAGGAACAACGCTACAACCGTAAGCAAGCTTGGCACGGACGACAGGGTTTACTACTACATGTTCGTGAGGACTTTACCGAAGATACCGCTGGACGACTACGTAACCGTGGAAGTGCCAGACGTGTACTCTCCGAAGGTGGACGCGCCAATCGTATACGTCAAGAGCAAGGGATACGCGGTAATCAATGTCACCGGGCCCTACAACGCCACCCTCCAAGTGGACGTGCTGGGCAACTTGACGTCATTGCAGCTGAACGAGTACGGCTCCTACGCCACCACCAAGAATCCGTTCTACAACTACACTGACTTCATGACCAACGTAACGGTGGCGGCTTTCTGGAACGGCGAACTAGCTTGGCACAACTCCACCTCCGGCTTGCCGACAGTCTTCGCGGCCAAGCTCAACTTGCCGGTCAGCAGCGCGGACAAGTGGAACGCGGTAGCGTTCAACAAGACCGCAGAGCTCTTATCAACGAACGTCACTAACTACTATAACAACTTGACGCTGGCCGTCTCGCTGACTGACGACTACTTGATTACGTTCAACAACATGACGACGAAGGTTGACGACGTGAAGTCCTTCGTGATAGGGCTGAGCAACGACGACTACGGCGCGGTACCTCCGCTGATAGTGATCATGAGGAGCTACGCAAACAACACCTCTAAGAACGTTGATGCTATACTGACTTGGAGCTCTTTGACCAAGCCCAGCGAACTGAACGGCACGAGCATAATAATGATAAACAAGGCGAACTGGCACGTGCTGGTCAACGGGCCTTACTGCGTCAAGTGTAGCTAA
- a CDS encoding hydroxymethylglutaryl-CoA synthase: MVGIAGWGAYVPLYRVSTEEIALHWGSDPKVPLSLGVKEKSVAGPDEDSVTIAWEAAVNALTRAQVDPKDVGMVFIGSESKPYAVKPSSTIIADALGIAPETMAVDAEFACRAASEGLRHALVLVSEGAVRHALIIGTDTAQGAPGDVLEYTAASGGAAFVVSNENVVANFLDAYTFVTDTPDFWRRDGSQFPAHGEGFTGEPAYFYHLYNAIKELMERNSLKPSDVAYFVPHQPNVRFPMKLAKMLGFKREQLMIGLTTADIGNTYNASAFLGMTRVLDNASPGDLVLMAPFGSGAGADAYLFEVTDRVEEAKALAPTTQSYIERRKVIDYATYLRFRNKIKKLAR, from the coding sequence TTGGTCGGCATAGCGGGCTGGGGGGCCTACGTGCCCCTCTACAGAGTCTCCACAGAAGAGATAGCGCTTCACTGGGGCTCCGACCCTAAGGTCCCCTTATCCTTGGGCGTGAAGGAGAAGTCCGTCGCGGGGCCTGACGAGGACTCGGTAACCATAGCGTGGGAGGCCGCGGTAAACGCCTTGACGAGGGCCCAAGTGGACCCTAAAGACGTAGGGATGGTCTTCATAGGCTCCGAGTCCAAGCCCTACGCGGTCAAGCCCTCCTCCACGATAATTGCCGACGCCCTAGGGATAGCTCCAGAGACCATGGCAGTGGACGCGGAGTTCGCTTGCAGGGCAGCAAGCGAGGGCTTGCGCCACGCGCTGGTCTTGGTGAGCGAGGGGGCGGTGAGGCACGCGTTGATAATAGGGACCGACACCGCCCAAGGGGCGCCCGGGGACGTCTTGGAGTACACGGCCGCCTCCGGCGGGGCGGCCTTCGTGGTCTCCAACGAAAACGTCGTCGCCAACTTCCTCGACGCCTACACCTTCGTTACCGATACCCCGGACTTCTGGAGGCGCGACGGGAGCCAGTTCCCCGCCCACGGGGAGGGCTTCACCGGGGAGCCGGCCTACTTCTACCACTTGTACAACGCCATAAAAGAGCTGATGGAGAGGAACTCGTTAAAGCCCTCGGACGTGGCCTACTTCGTCCCCCACCAGCCCAACGTGAGGTTCCCCATGAAGCTGGCGAAGATGTTGGGCTTCAAGAGGGAACAGCTAATGATAGGCTTGACCACAGCTGACATAGGGAACACCTACAACGCCTCTGCCTTCCTAGGGATGACGAGGGTACTCGACAACGCGTCGCCGGGCGACTTGGTGCTGATGGCGCCGTTCGGCTCGGGGGCGGGGGCGGACGCTTACCTCTTCGAGGTTACGGACAGGGTGGAGGAGGCCAAGGCCTTGGCGCCCACCACGCAGAGCTACATAGAGAGGAGGAAGGTTATAGACTACGCGACCTACTTGCGGTTCAGGAACAAGATAAAGAAGTTGGCGAGGTGA
- a CDS encoding Clp1/GlmU family protein produces MEGGKYLEVTGPAAVRLVRGSAVLMGKTLEENDVIVVPQWRTYAFKAIKDSELDVSITSTTKVEIKDKNVMDEWVKGLSKIVGAKRVVILGPTDSGKSSATATLVNMNLNEGYEVSVVDSDVGQSNLCFPTMVCKAKVKGYVFTLSDLEAEEQRFTGTITPAVEKSRIISSVSSLSKGRVIVDTDGWVDGFEAGCYKHELLRAVSPEVVVYMGKAPWWAKGPWELVELPPSTGKERSRNDRRSIRKNKYRKALEGCKTKDIDLTKVNALMSVIFNNPWGDEVLKEGVKELIGVKPLLVVPWGNKVVAVIKRGLKYKKVPNVEVLEEGEERGLLVGLGDGSGNERLGVVVKIDHLKKVMKVKTCMEEEPLYVIFGRVKLEEDYSDKVVKKPF; encoded by the coding sequence GTGGAGGGAGGCAAGTACTTGGAGGTCACCGGGCCGGCAGCGGTGAGGTTAGTAAGGGGCAGCGCGGTCCTAATGGGGAAGACGTTAGAGGAGAACGACGTCATAGTGGTTCCCCAGTGGAGGACTTACGCGTTCAAGGCTATAAAGGACTCCGAGCTGGACGTTTCAATTACATCGACGACGAAGGTAGAAATTAAGGACAAGAACGTTATGGACGAGTGGGTAAAGGGGCTCTCGAAGATCGTGGGAGCGAAGAGGGTTGTGATACTGGGCCCCACGGACTCCGGGAAGAGCAGCGCGACTGCAACCTTAGTTAACATGAATTTGAACGAGGGCTACGAGGTCAGCGTGGTGGACAGCGACGTTGGCCAGAGCAACTTGTGCTTCCCCACTATGGTGTGCAAGGCGAAGGTCAAGGGTTACGTCTTCACGTTGAGCGACTTGGAGGCCGAGGAGCAACGCTTTACCGGCACCATAACCCCGGCGGTGGAGAAGAGCCGGATAATCTCCTCCGTCTCTTCCCTCTCCAAGGGGAGGGTAATAGTTGACACCGACGGGTGGGTGGACGGCTTCGAGGCCGGCTGCTACAAGCACGAGCTCCTCCGGGCGGTCTCGCCGGAGGTCGTTGTTTACATGGGTAAGGCCCCCTGGTGGGCCAAGGGCCCTTGGGAGCTGGTGGAGCTTCCCCCCTCCACGGGCAAGGAGAGGAGTAGGAACGACAGGAGGAGCATAAGGAAAAATAAGTACAGGAAGGCCCTAGAGGGGTGCAAGACTAAGGACATAGACCTAACTAAGGTTAACGCACTCATGTCCGTTATATTCAACAACCCGTGGGGCGACGAGGTCCTTAAGGAGGGCGTGAAGGAGCTCATAGGGGTCAAGCCGTTATTGGTGGTGCCTTGGGGCAACAAGGTAGTCGCCGTAATAAAGAGGGGCTTGAAGTACAAGAAAGTACCGAACGTCGAGGTGCTGGAGGAGGGCGAGGAGAGGGGGCTGTTGGTAGGCTTGGGGGACGGCTCCGGCAACGAGCGGCTGGGCGTCGTGGTGAAGATAGACCACTTGAAGAAAGTTATGAAAGTAAAGACTTGTATGGAGGAAGAGCCCCTTTACGTTATATTCGGGAGGGTCAAGCTCGAAGAGGACTACAGCGACAAGGTTGTAAAAAAGCCCTTTTAG
- a CDS encoding TIGR04013 family B12-binding domain/radical SAM domain-containing protein, with product MKPLYVHLLRKDTKYSAYSVVAIVESSGFEATLVKDPAQALELAKKRPVVFGVSLMTTDLLDENLLRWIKALKGKAFLVAGGPHATGDPWGTLNLGFDAAVHGEAEETLPELLRALEEGSDWRRVKGVYSDEGFSGPRGLADLDRYPPWPHWRGLVGPIEITRGCPFACSYCQTTFMFKAFVRHRSIENVIKYASIMRDMGLKDMRFITPNALSYGGDGRRPNLEAVEELLARLKKLGVRTFFGSFPSEVRPEFVNEESIKILKKYVSNKRLVIGAQSASDAVLKRIHRGHAWEDVVNAVEVSVKHGFVPEVDFILGLPGESEEDMMETLRGMRKLASMGARAHLHYFMPLPGTPLAYADPTPLPERVRKEVAKLVGEGKGWGQWLKQEEVSWKIVELRRKGVILPKRRALISSPGLPARG from the coding sequence TTGAAGCCCCTATACGTACACTTGTTGAGGAAGGACACTAAGTACAGCGCGTATTCGGTAGTGGCGATAGTGGAGAGCTCCGGCTTTGAGGCTACCTTGGTCAAGGACCCGGCCCAAGCGCTGGAGCTAGCTAAGAAGAGGCCAGTGGTCTTCGGGGTTTCTCTCATGACCACCGACCTCCTCGACGAGAACCTCTTAAGGTGGATCAAGGCGCTGAAGGGGAAGGCCTTCTTGGTGGCCGGGGGGCCCCACGCGACTGGGGACCCTTGGGGCACCTTGAACTTGGGCTTCGACGCGGCCGTCCACGGGGAGGCGGAGGAGACCTTACCGGAGCTGCTGAGGGCCCTCGAGGAGGGCTCGGACTGGAGGAGGGTTAAAGGGGTATACAGCGACGAGGGCTTCTCCGGCCCCAGGGGGTTGGCGGACCTAGACCGCTACCCCCCGTGGCCTCACTGGAGGGGGCTGGTCGGGCCGATAGAGATAACTAGGGGCTGTCCCTTCGCTTGTTCCTATTGTCAAACTACCTTTATGTTCAAAGCTTTTGTAAGGCATCGATCTATAGAAAACGTAATCAAGTATGCCTCAATAATGAGGGATATGGGACTGAAGGACATGAGGTTCATAACGCCTAACGCTCTCTCCTACGGAGGGGACGGCAGGAGGCCTAACTTGGAGGCGGTGGAGGAGCTCTTAGCGAGGCTAAAGAAGCTGGGCGTGAGGACCTTCTTCGGCTCCTTCCCGAGCGAGGTGAGGCCGGAGTTCGTAAACGAGGAGAGCATAAAGATCTTGAAGAAGTACGTCAGCAACAAGAGGCTGGTCATAGGTGCCCAGAGCGCCTCCGACGCGGTCCTCAAGAGGATCCACAGGGGGCACGCTTGGGAGGACGTGGTAAACGCGGTGGAGGTGAGCGTCAAACACGGCTTCGTCCCGGAGGTGGACTTCATACTCGGGCTTCCGGGGGAGAGCGAGGAGGACATGATGGAGACCTTGAGGGGGATGAGGAAGTTAGCTTCCATGGGCGCTAGGGCACACTTGCACTACTTCATGCCCCTCCCCGGGACCCCCCTCGCGTACGCCGACCCGACCCCGCTCCCGGAGAGGGTGCGGAAGGAGGTCGCCAAGCTCGTGGGCGAGGGCAAGGGCTGGGGGCAGTGGTTAAAGCAAGAGGAGGTCTCTTGGAAGATAGTGGAGCTCCGTAGGAAGGGGGTGATCCTCCCCAAGAGGAGGGCACTCATTTCCTCCCCCGGCCTTCCAGCGAGGGGCTGA
- a CDS encoding DNA-directed RNA polymerase subunit M, with amino-acid sequence MSVTFCPKCKALMQVVRKDGKVVLKCPRCGYEVEVKKPARIVRAVEKDKHIITTSKVVKAEERRTLTEEEKEMLQDYYRDIFLENFGGE; translated from the coding sequence TTGAGCGTCACGTTTTGTCCCAAGTGTAAGGCACTGATGCAAGTGGTCAGAAAGGACGGTAAGGTGGTACTCAAGTGTCCTAGGTGCGGCTACGAGGTGGAGGTGAAGAAGCCCGCCAGGATAGTGAGGGCCGTGGAAAAGGACAAGCACATAATAACAACTTCCAAAGTAGTGAAGGCCGAGGAGAGGAGGACCCTGACGGAAGAAGAGAAAGAGATGCTGCAAGACTACTACAGAGACATCTTCCTGGAGAACTTCGGCGGGGAGTGA